One Rosa chinensis cultivar Old Blush chromosome 5, RchiOBHm-V2, whole genome shotgun sequence genomic region harbors:
- the LOC112164170 gene encoding uncharacterized protein LOC112164170 produces the protein MARLVMVGLVFASVSLLMSSAAAQVPDYDYLPDESITRTSFEDDEAYAPVTIEYGFPPEPFRGYYDNLDQCEDNVNLNCVKEIYRGMFKTEPLNKNCCKNLVQMGYGCHSRLAKLVNPRNKAKASMALVTSVQIWQKCVSVVETGRFPAVPAPF, from the coding sequence ATGGCAAGATTAGTCATGGTTGGTTTGGTCTTTGCAAGTGTATCATTGCTCATGTCATCTGCAGCAGCTCAAGTTCCTGATTATGACTATCTACCCGATGAGTCCATTACCCGTACTAgctttgaagatgatgaagccTACGCTCCAGTTACGATCGAGTATGGGTTTCCACCAGAGCCGTTCCGTGGATATTATGACAATTTAGACCAATGTGAAGACAACGTCAACCTGAATTGTGTTAAAGAGATTTACCGCGGTATGTTCAAAACCGAGCCTCTTAATAAGAACTGTTGCAAGAACCTTGTGCAGATGGGATATGGCTGTCACAGTAGGTTAGCGAAACTTGTGAACCCGAGAAATAAAGCAAAAGCTTCCATGGCATTGGTTACGAGTGTGCAGATTTGGCAAAAGTGTGTCTCAGTTGTTGAAACTGGTCGATTCCCTGCTGTTCCTGCTCCTTTCTAA
- the LOC112164171 gene encoding uncharacterized protein LOC112164171, which produces MARVDQNVFVKVGLVLVSVALFMSSFAEAQEYEVVYQISEDVAASPIGIQVDNFVINDENGQYVLPPNQSYKKLDECVRKITGYYAEEILPKIFKSEPVTTDNCKAILHLGYDCHIRSVKTLLSRPELKEKASEILPRSEQIWETCAFVAPSPF; this is translated from the coding sequence ATGGCTAGAGTTGATCAAAATGTGTTTGTCAAGGTAGGTTTGGTGTTAGTAAGTGTAGCACTATTCATGTCATCATTTGCAGAAGCTCAAGAATATGAGGTTGTTTATCAAATTTCTGAGGATGTTGCGGCGAGCCCTATTGGCATCCAGGTTGACAATTTTGTCATTAATGATGAAAACGGTCAATATGTGTTGCCTCCTAACCAATCTTATAAGAAGTTAGATGAATGTGTACGTAAGATTACAGGATATTATGCTGAAGAGATCTTGCCCAAAATTTTTAAAAGCGAACCTGTCACTACGGATAATTGCAAAGCCATTCTGCATTTGGGATATGATTGTCACATTCGGTCAGTGAAAACTCTGCTCTCACGTCCGGAACTAAAAGAAAAAGCTTCTGAGATACTGCCAagaagtgagcagatttgggaAACATGTGCCTTTGTTGCTCCTTCTCCTTTCTAA
- the LOC112164174 gene encoding uncharacterized protein LOC112164174, giving the protein MARLVMVGLVFASVSLLLSSAAAQVPDYDYLPDESITRTSFEDDEAYAPVTIEYGFPPEPFRGYYDNLDQCEDNVNLNCVKEIYRGMFKTEPLNKNCCKNLVQMGYGCHSRLAKLVNPRNKAKASMALAKSVQIWQKCVSVVETGRFPAVPAPF; this is encoded by the coding sequence ATGGCAAGATTAGTCATGGTTGGTTTGGTCTTTGCAAGTGTATCATTGCTCCTGTCATCTGCAGCAGCTCAAGTTCCTGATTATGACTATCTACCCGATGAGTCCATTACCCGTACTAgctttgaagatgatgaagccTACGCTCCAGTTACGATCGAGTATGGGTTTCCACCAGAGCCGTTCCGTGGATATTATGACAATTTAGACCAATGTGAAGACAACGTCAACCTAAATTGTGTTAAAGAGATTTACCGCGGTATGTTCAAAACCGAGCCTCTTAATAAGAACTGTTGCAAGAACCTTGTGCAGATGGGATATGGCTGTCACAGTAGGTTAGCGAAACTTGTGAACCCGAGAAATAAAGCAAAAGCTTCCATGGCATTGGCTAAGAGTGTGCAGATTTGGCAAAAGTGTGTCTCAGTTGTTGAAACTGGTCGATTCCCTGCTGTTCCTGCTCCTTTCTAA